Proteins from one Deltaproteobacteria bacterium genomic window:
- a CDS encoding LL-diaminopimelate aminotransferase: MRPADRLKLIPPYPFMELRKKIGQARASGIDVISLAIGDPVEPTPGPVIQALTQAAGDPANHRYPTDEEKGMLAFRQAVANWYAKRYRVTLDPATEVLGLIGSKEGCHHFVLARVNHGDTVLMTDPGYPAYRASILIGGGQPVSIPIRPEHGYLPVLADVPADLARKATAMFVCYPNNPTGAVATPAFLRELVDFARQYDIAVCYDNPYIEIVFDGERPLSFLSVPGARDVGVELNSLSKPFNMTGWRLGMAVGNRDLIAAISQVKENTDSGVFNAVQYAGIAALEHCAGNIDHMLAIYARRRALVLDTLRAIGIDYRPARGTFYLWVPVPRGMTSLEFTTLLFERAQVVVASGPAYGQYGEGFVRFSLTVSDDRLAEAMARISTAMR, from the coding sequence ATGCGTCCCGCCGACCGGCTGAAGCTGATTCCCCCGTATCCGTTCATGGAGCTGCGCAAGAAGATCGGCCAGGCGCGCGCTAGCGGGATTGACGTCATCAGCCTCGCCATCGGCGACCCGGTCGAGCCCACTCCGGGCCCGGTGATCCAAGCCCTGACTCAAGCGGCCGGCGACCCCGCCAATCACCGCTACCCCACGGATGAAGAGAAGGGGATGCTCGCTTTCCGCCAGGCGGTCGCGAACTGGTACGCCAAGCGCTACCGGGTCACGCTCGATCCGGCTACCGAGGTGCTCGGCCTGATCGGATCGAAGGAAGGCTGCCACCACTTTGTCCTGGCGCGCGTAAACCACGGCGATACGGTCCTGATGACCGACCCGGGTTATCCCGCCTACCGGGCCAGTATCCTCATCGGCGGCGGCCAGCCGGTGAGCATTCCGATCCGGCCCGAGCACGGCTACCTGCCGGTGCTGGCCGACGTTCCGGCCGATCTAGCTCGCAAGGCGACGGCGATGTTCGTGTGCTACCCGAACAACCCCACCGGTGCGGTAGCCACACCGGCGTTCCTGCGCGAGTTGGTCGACTTCGCCCGCCAGTACGACATCGCGGTGTGCTACGACAATCCCTATATCGAAATTGTCTTTGACGGCGAGCGGCCGCTGAGCTTCCTGTCGGTCCCCGGAGCCAGAGATGTCGGGGTCGAGCTCAACTCGCTCTCCAAGCCGTTCAACATGACCGGCTGGCGGCTGGGCATGGCAGTGGGCAACCGCGACCTCATCGCGGCCATCTCGCAAGTGAAGGAGAACACCGACTCCGGCGTGTTCAACGCCGTTCAGTATGCCGGTATTGCCGCGCTCGAACACTGCGCCGGCAACATCGATCACATGCTGGCGATCTACGCCAGGCGCCGGGCTCTGGTGCTCGACACGCTGCGCGCCATCGGCATCGATTATCGGCCGGCGCGCGGTACGTTCTACCTGTGGGTGCCGGTGCCGCGGGGCATGACCAGCCTCGAGTTCACTACGCTGCTGTTCGAACGCGCCCAGGTCGTCGTCGCCTCGGGGCCGGCT